Within the Gemmatimonadaceae bacterium genome, the region ATGACACTTAGTGCAGAAACCTCCCGACGCATTCACAAATTGAAAACATCATTGGGCGCGGAGCGTCTCTGGACACGGAGCCCGTCAGCGGTTTCAGCGCCGTGTCAGTGGTTTCAGCGGCCTCCGATGGCTTGACCTCGCGTAATGGTCGGTGCTCTCTCAATGGCACGTCCCACCGCCCGAGTCGCGGATGGTGTGATCGACAGCGACGAACGACCACGCGTACTGCCCGGCATCGAGCGCTAGCGCGAGTACGCCATGCACGGTGTTGATCAACACTTCGCTGTTCGGTTGCCGAACGCTCACATCGTAAAACTCGGCGCCGCCCGTACCGACAGTGAACTGGCGAATCCCTTTTGCCGGATCCGCGTTTCCATCGGGGTCCTGCGGCGCGAAGCGCTCATACATGTGATCGTGTCCGGAAACGACGACGTCGACTCCAGCGGCGTACATGATGTCCCACATCTTCTGCATCTGATACTGATCGCCGTGCATGCCGGAGCTGAAGCGCGGGTGATGGAAATACGCGATCGTGCACGTGGCGTTGCGATGTGCCGCGAGGTCGCTCGCTAGCCAGGTCTGTTGCGCGACGTCACCGGCACATGCGCGACCAGCTGCCGGCCCGGGCTGCGCGGGCATTGGTAGTTGAGGAAACCCTGGCGGAAACTCGGTGAGCTCCGGTGGCCAACAGAGATATTCCTGCGTCGTGCTGTTGATGACCACCACGTGCCAACTTCCGAGATCGTAGCTGTAATATCCGAGCGGCGGGTGGCTGCGCCGACCGAAGTACTGGAAATAGCCGAGCGCGCCCGGCGTCAGGTATTCGTGATTCCCCGTCGCCGGACGCGTGCGATCGCGAAGATGGCCCCACGTCGGTTGGTAGCAACCGGCGTAGTCTGCCGGAGAGCCGAATTCGTAGGCGTTGTCGCCGACGGCCATGACCGTTGCGCCGGGCATCGCGTCCAGGAGACGCGCGGTTTGCGCTGCGGGATTGTCGGGACCAGGCCTCTGGAATTGAGTGACGTCCTCGCCCGGATAGCATCGAGCGATGTCGCCGGCGCCCGCGAGTACTGCCGGATCCCCGGTGCGCGGAGCCTTCCGGTGGTGGAGATATCGATCCAGCCACGCGCCGGGATCGCGCTCGATCGTCGAGCGCGCCTGCACAACGCTGGTGTCGGGGTGCAACGGACGAGTGGGCGTGTGGTCACGACAGGCGCCTAACGTGATGGCGCAGAGTGCCGACGCGGCGACTCGGAGGATTGCAGCACGCACGTGCCACCTCGCTGATGCTTGGGACGTGGACCTCGAGCAGAGGTGTAGGTGTCCGCAAGCGCTGCACCACAAGGCGTCCAGCGCTACTGCAAGTCGATCCGGGTAACCTTCGTCCACGCGAGACTCTCGAACGCCAGTGCCCATTGGCCGGATGGCGACACGAACACGCGATTCGCGCTGATGGGAATCGAGCTGCGCGCCAGCATCACGTGATCCGCGACGCGCGCCGTGCTCAGCGTCTGGCCTGCGCCGAGGTAAAGTGTGGACCCGTCGGGAGAGATCGCGGTCGTCGGGAGAAGATGAACGATCGCGTCGGGCGTCCAGGCGATGTGCATGCCGGCATCGAGAAGGTACTCGCCGCGCGCGATATGGGTCCCAGTTGCATCGACGCTGACGCCGTACTGATCACTTGCGATACCGTTGGCACACGTCGTGAACGTGTCCGACGACGCGTCGTAGCGACTGGCACATGTCCACTCGAGGAAGAAAAGGTGCGAGCGATCGGACGTGCGGCCGCTGAACATCGTCCAATACGGACCATTCGTACTGAGCGCGCGGGCGTCGCTGC harbors:
- a CDS encoding metallophosphoesterase, which translates into the protein MRAAILRVAASALCAITLGACRDHTPTRPLHPDTSVVQARSTIERDPGAWLDRYLHHRKAPRTGDPAVLAGAGDIARCYPGEDVTQFQRPGPDNPAAQTARLLDAMPGATVMAVGDNAYEFGSPADYAGCYQPTWGHLRDRTRPATGNHEYLTPGALGYFQYFGRRSHPPLGYYSYDLGSWHVVVINSTTQEYLCWPPELTEFPPGFPQLPMPAQPGPAAGRACAGDVAQQTWLASDLAAHRNATCTIAYFHHPRFSSGMHGDQYQMQKMWDIMYAAGVDVVVSGHDHMYERFAPQDPDGNADPAKGIRQFTVGTGGAEFYDVSVRQPNSEVLINTVHGVLALALDAGQYAWSFVAVDHTIRDSGGGTCH